ATTGAAATTGGAAGAAGCGTTTCACGTATTTATTCCAAAAGAAGAGTGGGATACGCGTTTAGCATCAGGCATGTGGGGTGTTGATTTAGGTGCATGTCCTGGTGGTTGGACTTACCAATTGGTTAAGCGTTCTATGTTTGTTCATGCGATTGATAATGGCATGATGGCTCAAAGTTTAATGGATACAGGCCAAGTGAAACACCACATGGTTGATGGTTTTAAATTTGAACCACCAAGAAAGAACGTAACATGGTTAATTTGTGACATGGTTGAGAAACCTGCTCGTGTTGCACACCTTATGGGGGAATGGTTAATTAAAGGTTGGGCAAAAGAAGCGCTATTTAACCTTAAATTACCAATGAAAGGTCGTTATGATGAGGTTCTTCAAGATATTGAAAACCTAAAAGATTTCTTGAAGAAAAACGGTTTCCAATACAAGCTTCAAGCTAAGCATTTGTATCATGACCGCGAAGAAATCACTGTTCATATCCAAGCGATTTCAAACATTTCTCCACATTAATATTTTGTTATACAAATATTGATGTAATCCAAACTAGTGAGAAATAAAAAACGCCCGCTGATGTTAATAATCAGCGGGCGTTTTTATTTATCTTCAACAATGGTTATTCGGTGTTGAGGTTATACCAATCTACATAAGTATTTGATCATTCTTGCTTGTTAAAATTGATTATATCTGCGTTATAAATTTTGTAATTAGATCCACTAGTTACTGTAATTTATGCCTTGCTCTAATCAATTTTTCCTACGCAATTATCTGAACAACTACTTATCCAGAATGGTATTATTTAGATTCGATGTTGAATATGGTGTGCTTTGGCGCAAAAAAAACTGTTTGTCATCGTTTTGGTAACCACATCAAATATAGCCATCTTTCTTTTGCAGAAAAGCACACTATATTCATTATACTTGGTAGTCCCTAGTCCCTAGTCCCTAGTCCCTTTCTCATATCGTATATCTTGCAAATTAAACCCAAGCTCAATATCCGTTCTTAACCCCGCAACTTGACGACATAAAATAGCGGTTTCGTAATGTTCATCAAACTTCTTACGGTATTTTTTAGGAAGATCTTCAGACTCGTTCGCGGCCTCAATCGTTGGGAATTGAGTTAGAATTTCTAAGGCTGCTTTTGGACCGACTCCCGGAATCCCCGTAATTTTGCTTGAACTGATCCCAGCTAATCCCCAGTAATCAGCCAATTGTTCAGGCTTTAACCCAAACTCTTTTTCTACAAAAGGAGCATCTAACCAGCGATGTTGGAAATAATCTCGAATACGTAAAGTAGGAGAGAGCAACTGACAGTAGCCTTTATCGGTAGAAATAATCGTAACTTGTTCATTATGCACCGCTACTTTATTAGCTAGGGTTGCAACTAAGTCATCCGCTTCATCACCATCAGAAAGCAGTGAATCAATGCCTAGTTTCCACCATGCTTCTTGGATATCATCCATGCCTTTCTGTAATGCTTCAGGCATGGGTTTTCTGTCCTCTTTATACTGAGGAAGAATTTCTGCACGCCATCCTCGATCTTGAAGATGATGATCAAATACCGCAATGATATGAGTTGGCTCTGTTTCTTTTAATATTTTATTAATAGTACGAGTGGTGGTAGTGATAACCGCTTGGATATCATCTTGGTTAGGTTGAGCTGAGTGAACGCGACGAATAAGATTAAGAGCGTCAATAATAACCAGATGAATTGCCATAACGTATTCATACCTATCAATAAAAAAAGAAAAAGCCCATGCAATTCGCATAGGCTTATTATTGTACGTTAGTGAAGGTGAAAAATTCCAGCCTTAATCCATAACGATTTTATAGCAAGGTTCATATTTAGAACCGGGTAACTTCATTCGACCCTGTTTTACAAAGTCTTGAAGTAAACGATCCATCTTTTTCATCAAGTCAGGATCACCATGCAGTTTAAATACACCATGCTTTTCGATCTCAGCAATGCCTTCGGCTTTTACATTACCAGAGACAATTCCCGAGAATGCTTGACGTAAGTTGGCTGCTAATGTTTCTTTTGGTTGATTTAAATGTAAATCCAAAGAGGACATCGCTTCATGGGTTGGTTCAAATGGTAACTGAAATTCAGGTTCAATTTTCAGAGCCCAGTTAAAGCTATAAGAGTCATCCGTCGCTTTACGATATTCTTTTACTTTCTTAATACCATGATTAATGAAAACCGCCGCTTTAGCAGGGTCACCAATAACAATATCATAATAGTGGGTAGCTTCTTCACCTAAGGTATCGCGAATAAAGGTATCAATAGAGCGGAAATAAGCCTCACTCTCTTTTGGACCAGTAAGAACGATAGGCATAGGTTGCTGTCTATTGGCAGGGTTCATCATGATCCCTAAGATATAAAGCAACTCTTCTGCCGTTCCTGGGCCACCAGGAAAAATAACAATACCATGAGCCATACGTACAAACGCTTCTAGACGTTTTTCAATATCAGGCATAATGATAAGTTCATTGACGATAGGGTTTGGTGGCTCTGCCGCAATGATTGATGGCTCGGTTAGGCCAACAAATCGACTATCGTTATAGCGTTGTTTCGCATGACCAATAGCAGCTCCTTTCATTGGGCCTTCCATTGCTCCGGGACCACAGCCAGTACAAATATTTAATTCACGTAAACCAAGCTCATGACCGACTTCACGAGTGTATTGATATTCGACAGGATTAATTGAATGCCCGCCCCAACAGACGACTAAGTTAGGCTCAATACCCGTATGCAAGGCTTTTGCATTACGTAAGATACTAAATACCAAATTGGTTAGGTGAGTGGCTTTGGTGAGGTTTAGTCGATTGTGATCCGCGATTTGCATGTTCACGTAAACCATGTCACGTAAAACAGAAAATAGATGCTCTTGAATACCTTTGATGATAGTCCCATCAACGAATGCGTGCTCTGGTGGGTTATTTAATTCAAGTTTAATTCCGCGATCTCGGCGCGTAACAGCAACATCAAATGATTGATATTTATCTAATAATTCTTTTGAACTATCAGTATGACTTCCTGAATTTAATACCGCTAGTGTGCAGTTTCGATACATGCGATAAACTTCACTTGAAGCGGTTTTCTTTAACTGATCAACTTCTAATTGTGATAGCAAATCCATGCTACCTGCAGGGCTTATATGAGTAATCATATTGTGCCTCCCTTGCGTATTTTTATTATTGTTTGAATAATAAACTTACACAGCAAAAGAGACTTTTGCTAGGAAAATTGTAAAAAACTGAGAGGGTTATAATGCTATTTTGCATTTAATTATCAGTAAAAAAATGAAACTTTAATGATAACTACGCAGTAATGAGTTGCTCAATGCCTTTTGTTTTTTGCTTGTATAACGCTTGTATTGAACGTTCAATAACTTTCTCAGGTATATCACTGTTTGTGAACTCTGAGCTACAAATTGAAACCGTGATTTTTACATGATTATCTTTGAATTTAAATGGCAGTTTTGCAATCGCAGATTGAATATTGGTTAATACTTTATTTCTTTCATCTTCTGTGGTTTCAGTAAATAGAATTAAAAATTCTTCACCACTGAAGCGAGCAACAAAATCAGTATCTGACACTTGGTTTTCAATGGTTTTTGCAATAATACTAAGAGCCTTATCTCCAGCTAAATGACCGTAGTTTTTATTAATGCGTTTAAACTGATCGATGTCGATGATACTAAGCACTAAAGAGTGTTGATGGCGTACCCAGCGTTTATATTCTAAATCGAGACGTTCGTGCATTGCTGCTCGATTATAAACTTTGGTTAGTGGATCTTTGAAAATTCGTTGTTGCTGGTTATTTAGCTGACGGCGATACTCTAGAGTTTCTTCATAAAGCGTATTGAGCTTTTTGGTTGCGTATTCGTGTCGCTCAATTAATGCTGCTTCACGCTCTTGCATTGCTTTATTACGTTCAGATAAATCACTCATTTCACTGAGTAGCAGAGCCATTTGAGCTTTATGCTCTTGCATGCTTACTTTACTATTTAATAAGTTCTCAGCTTGCTTTACTAGCAGGGAGTATTCTTCATTTAATAGGGATCTTTGTTCTAAATAAGCTTGGCTTTTTTCTTGGTTTTGTTCACTTGTTTTGATTATTTGAGCAACTTGCGTATTCATTTCACCAACAAACGCTTGTGATGCTTTACGTTCATTGTTTGTGCCTTCTAATACCAACTTCAGAGTTTGAAGTGCAAGATCAATTAAAGATACAGCATCTACACCTGTCAGTAGTTTATTGCGGATCTCAAGTAAGTCTTTTCCTGACGTACTGTCAAAATCTAATTCAGAAATTAAATGTTGTAGTTCATTACTCAACTGCTCTTGGGTATCGACATCAATAATTTCATTGGAATTGATTTCAGATGATAACTGGCCTACTGAAATGAATTTGATCGCTCGTTCATAGAGCTCAATAAGTCGAACAATACGTTGAATGTGTTTACTGCCATCGTGAGAAGGGTGTTGTAATAAGTTACGAAGATCTCTTTTAAGTCCGGCAGGCAAGCCAATGACTCGTTGCAACGTTTCACCACAATAAGAAATATGATCTTCCATCATTGAATGCTCTTTTTGAACATTCTGCCTATATCTATTAATTAAACGCTCAAAAGTAGCAATACGGACAGTTAAATCTGATGTGTTTTCTACTTGCTCTATACTGGTAGCAAGTTCAACAATCTCTTTATCTAGTTCACTATCATGATGTTTACACGCAGCACAAAAACGCAAAATAATACGCTTTAATAGCATTATTTCACGACGTGATTTTAACGTAGTGTCTCGGTGTGATAGGCGTGTTTGATCTAGCTGTTGCTTAAGTTGGTTTAATTCAGAGGCAACAATGGATACTTCAATCATAATAACTTAGGTAAAAACTCACATTGGTAGATAGCGATAACCTATAAATAGGTCAATATTTTCATAGTAACAAAGATATTAGTAACTGACTAAAATAAAGTATCAAATTTGTTTAATTGATAATCATTACTATACCGTTAATGTTAATTTTGTGATGCATTATTCATTTTTGTTACTAATTCCTTGATGTTATTACCTTTATTAAACCTTGGCTAATTGCTTGTTCACAAGCTAAGCGTATATTATTACTTGCGAAACTTGCGGCTGGTGCATTATCTATCGCTCGATAATTTACCCATTGGCTGCTTGATAACTCTTCACTCAAATGTTGAGCAGCATTAGTCGCCATTAATAGAATATCAATTAATTCTCTATCATTAATTGCAGTGTAGGCCCGTGGTAAAAATGGGTATTCAACCATTCCTATATTAACAGTTTTATCAATTAAGATGTTTGAATCGAAATTATTAATCCAACGTTGAACGGTTTCAGCCATTTCTTGAACGCTACAGGTTGAGTCCGATTTATGCTCGATATAGAGAAAGCTTGCATCTGAAAAATGATAAATACGACTTGGAGAAGTCACAACAGAAGATAAGTAATCCCCAAAGGCTTTCTCAATTGATAAACCTTCCTGGTAGCCATGAGTTAGATATAGCTCTTGTAACATAGGAATATGGAATAGAGTGAACCGCAATCTATCACTTAGTGGTTCATTGATTAATTCACCTAAATGCCATTGCTCAATATTAGAACTACTTTGTTGTAGTGATGACGGTAACCTCTCTGTTAGCAAACGTAAGTTACGTAATCCACTGCGAGGATGGGTGTAATATTTATTTAGTAACAGATGGAGACGTTTTTTCAAGAAACGATTCACTTGTTGTTTTCTGAATGCATAAATGGAAATGATAGTTAGTAATGCAACTAAGAATCCTGCAATCTTTTGAATTTTAAGCGTTTGTAAATGATTTTCTTTTAATTGAGCTTCTAATCCTTGGTAATGCAGAGATTGTTCAATAATACTTTTTTGTTGTCTAAATACTTCTTCATTGATTTCGTTTTGAACCGCTTGAATAGACGAGTTCAATGTTTCGTATTCACGTTGAGCTTTTAATGCGGCTTCAAATAATCCCATTTTTTCATAGGTTTCAGAAAGCAATTTCTGAGATTGTAATTTTAGCGGTTTATCATTGTCTTTTTTGCTATACACAATCGCAGTCTGAATATCATTAATAGCCAGATCCGGTTTATTGTTTATTAGATTCAATTTTGCTTGTAGAAGAGCCGCTCTTGCCTTCTGCTTTGGCAGTTTTACGTATTCATTAAGGTTGTTGGCTTGTTTTAAGTAATGCTCACTTAATGCGTAGTTGTAGAGTAAGAAATAAGTATTTGCGATATCTAATCGTAATGAGATTAATTTATTAACGTTATTTTTTTCTTTCTCTTGATCCAGAGCGTTAAAGTACTGTACTAACGCCAAGTTGAATCGACCTTGTTTAAGGTGTATCTGAGCGATTAAGGTTAAAACGTTAGAAAGTTGCTCGCTGTTATTGTAACGGCCGTAAAATTCAGCCGATTGCGAGGCGTGCTCAAGCGCTTTATCCAGTACTTTTCTCTGGAAAAAAAGTTCACCTAATAAGAAGTTAGCCCGAGCTAGTTGACCACTTTGATCCGCTTCAATTGATTGCCAGTAAGCACTTAATAACTCTGTTAATGCCTGATCAAATTGTTTGTTCTGTAAAAAGTGTCGACCATAAGAAATATGATAGAAAATGAGGCTGCTTGGATCTTTTAGTTTTGCCCCATGAGTCATTGCTTGTTTGTAATATTGTTGTGCTTTGCTGTTGTTTCCTTGTTCGGATTCAACTTCAGCATGAATTAACGCAAAACCAAAATACAGTTTGTCGTGAATGCCAATGGTATTGCCTGATTCAAGTAACTCTTGCTCAATAGTCGCTAAAATACTATTTGTTTCATCTACGTCTTTGGTTAAGTTCCACCATAAATAAGCATAGATTAATTTAGATTCTAAATAGCCTGACTTTAATTGAAAGTCTTTAGCTAGGGATATCGCTTCTTTGATTGCTTCAATCGCTTCTCTATTTTTATTTAATCTTTTATTAGCGAGAGCTTTAATTTGAAACGCTTCAACAGTACTTATTGGTGTTCTAATGGTGCGTTCAGAATCATTGTTAATTGGAATTTGATTCGGATTTTGACCCGGCGAGATTTGTCTTTGTTCAAGATATTGATTAACGATTCTAAGTGATTGCGCAGGTTTGGTATCTAAAAGTTGGTAAGCATCATTCAGAATTGGAGCTGAGAAAAATTTAGCCCATGCAGAAAGTGGGAAAAACACAAAAATAAAAAGAAGACACTGACGGAAAGACATGTAAAGGATCCACAAAAAAACAACCATT
The Aliivibrio fischeri ATCC 7744 = JCM 18803 = DSM 507 DNA segment above includes these coding regions:
- a CDS encoding GGDEF domain-containing protein — encoded protein: MIEVSIVASELNQLKQQLDQTRLSHRDTTLKSRREIMLLKRIILRFCAACKHHDSELDKEIVELATSIEQVENTSDLTVRIATFERLINRYRQNVQKEHSMMEDHISYCGETLQRVIGLPAGLKRDLRNLLQHPSHDGSKHIQRIVRLIELYERAIKFISVGQLSSEINSNEIIDVDTQEQLSNELQHLISELDFDSTSGKDLLEIRNKLLTGVDAVSLIDLALQTLKLVLEGTNNERKASQAFVGEMNTQVAQIIKTSEQNQEKSQAYLEQRSLLNEEYSLLVKQAENLLNSKVSMQEHKAQMALLLSEMSDLSERNKAMQEREAALIERHEYATKKLNTLYEETLEYRRQLNNQQQRIFKDPLTKVYNRAAMHERLDLEYKRWVRHQHSLVLSIIDIDQFKRINKNYGHLAGDKALSIIAKTIENQVSDTDFVARFSGEEFLILFTETTEDERNKVLTNIQSAIAKLPFKFKDNHVKITVSICSSEFTNSDIPEKVIERSIQALYKQKTKGIEQLITA
- a CDS encoding tetratricopeptide repeat protein gives rise to the protein MSFRQCLLFIFVFFPLSAWAKFFSAPILNDAYQLLDTKPAQSLRIVNQYLEQRQISPGQNPNQIPINNDSERTIRTPISTVEAFQIKALANKRLNKNREAIEAIKEAISLAKDFQLKSGYLESKLIYAYLWWNLTKDVDETNSILATIEQELLESGNTIGIHDKLYFGFALIHAEVESEQGNNSKAQQYYKQAMTHGAKLKDPSSLIFYHISYGRHFLQNKQFDQALTELLSAYWQSIEADQSGQLARANFLLGELFFQRKVLDKALEHASQSAEFYGRYNNSEQLSNVLTLIAQIHLKQGRFNLALVQYFNALDQEKEKNNVNKLISLRLDIANTYFLLYNYALSEHYLKQANNLNEYVKLPKQKARAALLQAKLNLINNKPDLAINDIQTAIVYSKKDNDKPLKLQSQKLLSETYEKMGLFEAALKAQREYETLNSSIQAVQNEINEEVFRQQKSIIEQSLHYQGLEAQLKENHLQTLKIQKIAGFLVALLTIISIYAFRKQQVNRFLKKRLHLLLNKYYTHPRSGLRNLRLLTERLPSSLQQSSSNIEQWHLGELINEPLSDRLRFTLFHIPMLQELYLTHGYQEGLSIEKAFGDYLSSVVTSPSRIYHFSDASFLYIEHKSDSTCSVQEMAETVQRWINNFDSNILIDKTVNIGMVEYPFLPRAYTAINDRELIDILLMATNAAQHLSEELSSSQWVNYRAIDNAPAASFASNNIRLACEQAISQGLIKVITSRN
- the ppnN gene encoding nucleotide 5'-monophosphate nucleosidase PpnN, with product MITHISPAGSMDLLSQLEVDQLKKTASSEVYRMYRNCTLAVLNSGSHTDSSKELLDKYQSFDVAVTRRDRGIKLELNNPPEHAFVDGTIIKGIQEHLFSVLRDMVYVNMQIADHNRLNLTKATHLTNLVFSILRNAKALHTGIEPNLVVCWGGHSINPVEYQYTREVGHELGLRELNICTGCGPGAMEGPMKGAAIGHAKQRYNDSRFVGLTEPSIIAAEPPNPIVNELIIMPDIEKRLEAFVRMAHGIVIFPGGPGTAEELLYILGIMMNPANRQQPMPIVLTGPKESEAYFRSIDTFIRDTLGEEATHYYDIVIGDPAKAAVFINHGIKKVKEYRKATDDSYSFNWALKIEPEFQLPFEPTHEAMSSLDLHLNQPKETLAANLRQAFSGIVSGNVKAEGIAEIEKHGVFKLHGDPDLMKKMDRLLQDFVKQGRMKLPGSKYEPCYKIVMD
- the xni gene encoding flap endonuclease Xni; this encodes MAIHLVIIDALNLIRRVHSAQPNQDDIQAVITTTTRTINKILKETEPTHIIAVFDHHLQDRGWRAEILPQYKEDRKPMPEALQKGMDDIQEAWWKLGIDSLLSDGDEADDLVATLANKVAVHNEQVTIISTDKGYCQLLSPTLRIRDYFQHRWLDAPFVEKEFGLKPEQLADYWGLAGISSSKITGIPGVGPKAALEILTQFPTIEAANESEDLPKKYRKKFDEHYETAILCRQVAGLRTDIELGFNLQDIRYEKGTRD